A window of bacterium genomic DNA:
AGTGGATTGGTACAGGACAAAGACGGCGCTGATCGGGTTGAAGCGACTCGCGACGCTATCCGAACAGGACAAGCAGGATTGCATCGACGCGTACAAATTCTTCCAGCGCATGCAGGCGGGCGAGAAGACCAGCACCGAGGACGAGACGAAGGCGGTTGCGGACTACTACAAGGTCCTCAACAACATGCTCTCGGTCTTCGACCTCGAGAAGCTCTACATCCCCCCGATGCTGGACGATTCAAAGGGCTTGTACGACAACCAGCTACTGTGCGAACAAGCCCTTCTGAATGAACTGGCACTCGAGAAGCCCGAGATGAGTCACCTTCTCGACATGGGATGCGGGCGGGGCCGGATCGCGCACTATCTCGCCGCCCTGACCGGTGGCCAGGTTTCGGGCTACAACATCGACCCCAATCAGGTCGAGAACGCGATCGACTGGGCAGCCGAGTGCGGCATGAGCGATCGGCTTCACTTCAAGGTCGGAAACCACCACGAGCCGCTCGACTACGAATCCGAATCCTTCGACGGGTGTTTCTCCTTCCAGGCGGTCTGGCCCTTCTTCAAGAAAGAGGAACTACTCGACCACGCGCTGGAGATGTACCGGGTGTTGAAGCCAGGTGCGCGCTACGCCTGTTCGGAGTATCTCCTCAGCCCCTACTTCGACTGGAACGACGAAGAGCACGTGGCGCTCCACCAGAAGTACCTTCCGACTCTGGCCGCCACGCAGTCGATGTATCCCGCCGATGTCTGCGCGGCATTGGAAAGAGCAGGCTTCGAGATTCTCGTC
This region includes:
- a CDS encoding methyltransferase domain-containing protein codes for the protein MDWYRTKTALIGLKRLATLSEQDKQDCIDAYKFFQRMQAGEKTSTEDETKAVADYYKVLNNMLSVFDLEKLYIPPMLDDSKGLYDNQLLCEQALLNELALEKPEMSHLLDMGCGRGRIAHYLAALTGGQVSGYNIDPNQVENAIDWAAECGMSDRLHFKVGNHHEPLDYESESFDGCFSFQAVWPFFKKEELLDHALEMYRVLKPGARYACSEYLLSPYFDWNDEEHVALHQKYLPTLAATQSMYPADVCAALERAGFEILVSAPSKSEAWPLCEQKRNLILRARKLVRALEAIRVLPPWVEESLELLQEGGQAWTDAEKAKIADLNWRIVAVKH